From the genome of Burkholderia pyrrocinia:
CCTGAAACATTTTCAGGAATTTCAGAATAATGTCGTCCGATCCGATTCCGGCCCCCGACAAGCCGCTCGACCTGCTCGACGTCGCGCTGTTCGTGCGCGCGGCGCTGCTCGCGAACGTCACCGCGGCCGGGCGCGAATTCGGCGTGTCGGCCGCGGTCGCGAGCGCGCGCATCGCGCAGCTCGAGCGCCAGCTCGGCGCGCGGCTGCTGCACCGCACCACGCGCCGCATCAGCCTCACGCAGGACGGCGAGATCTTCATGGCGCGCGCCGACGCGCTGCTGTCAGCCGCCGATGCCGCGCGCGCGTCGGTCGGCCGCGGCCGCAGCGAGCCGTACGGGCGGCTGAAGGTGTCGATGTCGTCGTCGTTCGGCCGTCAGCATGTCGCGCCGGTGATTCCCGCGTTCCTGCGTCGCTACCCGTCGGTGTCGCTCGACTTGCGGCTGTCCGACGAGATCGTCGATCTCGTCGACGACGGCTACGACGTCGCGATCCGCCTCGGCGCGCTGAAGGATTCGACGCTCGTCGCGCGCAAGCTCGCGGTGAACCGCCGCGTACTGTGCTGCTCGCCCGCGTATCTCGCCGAACACGGCACGCCGCGCCATCCGGCCGACCTCGCGCAGCACGAGTGCGTGATCCTCGGCGACCAGCGCTACTGGTCGTTCGCGACGCCGCAAGGCCCGCTGACCGTGCGGGTCGGCGGCCGGCTCGTCGCGAGCAACGGCGAGGCGATCCGCGAAGCGCTCGTCGACGGCTTCGGGATCGCGATCAAGTCGACCTGGGACGTCGGCCCGCTGCTCGCGAGCGGTGCGCTCGTCACGGTGCTCGACGACTATCCGTTCGCCGACGACGTCGCGATCTGGGCCGTCTATCCGAGCCGCGCGCACGTGCCGCTGAAGACGCTCGCGTTCAT
Proteins encoded in this window:
- a CDS encoding LysR family transcriptional regulator, whose product is MSSDPIPAPDKPLDLLDVALFVRAALLANVTAAGREFGVSAAVASARIAQLERQLGARLLHRTTRRISLTQDGEIFMARADALLSAADAARASVGRGRSEPYGRLKVSMSSSFGRQHVAPVIPAFLRRYPSVSLDLRLSDEIVDLVDDGYDVAIRLGALKDSTLVARKLAVNRRVLCCSPAYLAEHGTPRHPADLAQHECVILGDQRYWSFATPQGPLTVRVGGRLVASNGEAIREALVDGFGIAIKSTWDVGPLLASGALVTVLDDYPFADDVAIWAVYPSRAHVPLKTLAFIAFLAEHFGDSPYWDRADER